The Arthrobacter sp. NicSoilC5 genome has a window encoding:
- a CDS encoding DUF2797 domain-containing protein, whose protein sequence is MTDTRYLVHGVFWDGPPASTPADDAGGPVLRLQSPEGDFRELSLRAGSRLGFKVVEPGRFCLGHVQVQSAGSRRHILCGSAAPALRGKQCERCFVLDESRLMHDFHRGGRVTPGLRDYLMQEHWLYVATFAGGATKVGTASGPRKWNRLAEQGAAVARYVARAEDGRVVRVLEDLVTAGVGLTQQVRSAAKAEALLRPLPAGAVDEANSRAAGDVRALLARTAVDGFQAVEEQWLRPAHADALYGSASRHAYPHALDQGRHGFSIAALGGANALARLDGTDAEFVVNLSQLAARTVVLGEYASEVPAVQEALF, encoded by the coding sequence GTGACCGATACCCGCTATCTGGTCCACGGGGTCTTTTGGGATGGCCCGCCTGCCTCAACCCCAGCGGACGACGCCGGCGGCCCGGTCCTGCGCCTCCAGTCACCCGAGGGGGACTTCCGGGAGCTCAGCCTCAGGGCGGGCAGCCGGCTCGGCTTCAAGGTGGTGGAACCCGGCCGGTTCTGCCTGGGCCACGTCCAGGTCCAGTCAGCGGGCTCCCGCCGCCACATCCTGTGCGGCTCCGCCGCCCCGGCCCTTCGGGGCAAGCAGTGCGAGCGGTGCTTCGTACTTGACGAGTCCCGCCTGATGCACGACTTCCACCGTGGCGGCAGGGTGACCCCCGGCCTGCGGGACTACCTGATGCAGGAACACTGGCTCTACGTGGCCACGTTCGCGGGAGGCGCCACCAAGGTGGGAACGGCCTCCGGCCCGCGGAAGTGGAACCGGCTGGCGGAGCAGGGGGCCGCAGTGGCGAGGTATGTTGCCAGGGCGGAGGATGGCCGGGTGGTACGGGTCCTCGAGGACCTGGTGACGGCCGGCGTCGGCCTGACCCAGCAGGTGCGCTCGGCCGCGAAGGCGGAGGCGCTGCTCCGGCCGCTGCCGGCCGGCGCGGTGGACGAAGCCAATTCCCGCGCCGCCGGTGACGTACGGGCCCTGCTGGCGCGCACCGCCGTCGACGGCTTTCAGGCCGTGGAGGAGCAGTGGCTGCGTCCCGCGCATGCTGATGCCCTGTACGGAAGCGCGTCCCGCCACGCCTATCCGCATGCCCTGGACCAGGGGCGGCACGGTTTCAGCATCGCAGCCCTGGGCGGGGCCAACGCGCTGGCCCGGCTGGACGGAACGGACGCCGAATTCGTGGTGAACCTGTCCCAGCTGGCTGCCCGGACCGTCGTGCTGGGGGAGTATGCCTCAGAGGTGCCGGCAGTGCAGGAAGCATTGTTCTGA
- a CDS encoding CoA ester lyase — protein MTSTIAAETVRPERNIPAEIARSWLLVNAMKPELFDQSAVSRADSIILDIEDAVDPSQKDQARNNVIDWLTAGGKAWVRINDATSPFWADDLAGLRGTPGLLGVMLAKTESADQVTESYHRMDGKTPVIPLVESALGIEEANHIAKAQGAFRLAFGSGDFRRDTGMAATPEAMAYPRAKLVVASRVGNLPGPIDGPTVGTNHPILREQTGITVMMGMTGKLCLAIDQTPVINEVISPTPSDVAWATDFMNDFEANGRVIRDGSDLPRLGRAEKIMKLAVAFGVQPAL, from the coding sequence ATGACGTCTACCATCGCCGCCGAAACCGTTAGGCCGGAACGCAATATCCCTGCAGAGATCGCCCGTTCCTGGTTGCTGGTCAATGCCATGAAGCCGGAGCTCTTCGACCAGTCGGCCGTATCCCGGGCCGATTCGATCATCTTGGATATTGAAGACGCGGTGGACCCGTCGCAGAAGGACCAGGCCCGCAACAACGTCATCGACTGGCTGACCGCCGGTGGTAAGGCCTGGGTCCGGATCAATGACGCCACCAGCCCGTTCTGGGCCGATGACTTGGCCGGCCTGCGCGGCACGCCCGGCCTGCTGGGCGTCATGCTCGCCAAGACCGAATCCGCTGACCAGGTGACCGAGAGCTACCACCGCATGGACGGCAAGACGCCCGTGATCCCGCTGGTGGAATCCGCGCTCGGCATCGAGGAAGCCAACCACATCGCCAAGGCCCAGGGCGCGTTCCGCCTGGCCTTCGGCTCCGGTGACTTCCGCCGCGACACGGGCATGGCTGCCACCCCGGAGGCCATGGCCTACCCGCGCGCCAAGCTCGTCGTCGCCAGCCGCGTCGGCAACCTGCCGGGCCCCATCGACGGCCCCACCGTCGGCACCAACCACCCCATCCTGCGCGAGCAGACCGGCATCACCGTGATGATGGGCATGACCGGCAAGCTTTGCCTGGCCATCGACCAGACCCCGGTGATCAACGAGGTCATCAGCCCCACGCCGTCGGACGTCGCCTGGGCCACCGACTTCATGAACGACTTCGAAGCCAACGGGCGCGTCATCCGTGACGGCTCCGACCTGCCCCGCCTGGGCCGCGCCGAAAAGATCATGAAGCTCGCGGTAGCCTTTGGGGTGCAGCCCGCGCTGTAG
- a CDS encoding aldo/keto reductase: MQEVIYGCMGLGGSWSDEPHGADHVDQAAAAVQAALDAGITLFDHADIYRSGKSEAVFGEVLAAAPGLRERIRLQTKCGIRLNERGLQTHYDLSREAILERVNGSLGRLRTDYVDILLLHRPDPLADPAEVAAAVGQLMAEGKVRQLGVSNMSAAQIEVLQDRLETPVVANQLEMSLLKRAWLESQVLVNHPEHLDYSFPHGTLEYCTRNNITLQAYGSLARGAYTGAEPGSPTSAGAATAELVAQLADQYGASGEAVLLGWLMKHPAGIAPVVGTVNPGRIRACADAARVAGALTRADWYKLWVTARGSNIP, encoded by the coding sequence ATGCAGGAAGTCATCTACGGGTGCATGGGACTGGGCGGCAGCTGGTCTGACGAGCCGCATGGGGCTGACCATGTGGACCAGGCCGCTGCTGCCGTCCAGGCCGCCCTGGACGCGGGCATCACCTTGTTCGACCACGCCGACATCTACCGTAGCGGCAAGTCCGAGGCCGTTTTCGGTGAGGTGCTGGCCGCGGCCCCGGGCCTGCGGGAGCGCATCCGGCTGCAGACCAAGTGCGGCATCCGGCTGAACGAGCGTGGCCTGCAGACCCACTACGACCTGAGCCGGGAGGCCATCCTGGAACGGGTCAACGGCAGCCTCGGCCGGCTGCGGACCGACTACGTGGACATCCTCCTGCTGCACCGACCGGACCCCCTGGCGGACCCGGCGGAGGTGGCAGCCGCCGTCGGACAGCTCATGGCCGAAGGCAAGGTCCGGCAACTGGGCGTGTCCAACATGTCCGCTGCCCAGATCGAGGTGCTGCAGGACCGGCTGGAGACCCCTGTGGTGGCCAACCAGCTGGAGATGAGCCTGCTCAAGCGGGCGTGGCTGGAAAGCCAGGTCCTGGTCAACCACCCGGAACACCTGGACTACAGTTTTCCGCACGGCACGCTGGAATACTGCACCCGCAACAACATCACCCTGCAGGCGTACGGCTCGCTGGCCCGCGGCGCCTACACCGGTGCCGAACCCGGGAGCCCCACGTCAGCCGGGGCCGCCACGGCAGAACTCGTGGCGCAGCTTGCGGACCAATACGGCGCCTCCGGCGAGGCCGTCCTCCTGGGATGGCTGATGAAGCATCCGGCCGGGATCGCACCGGTCGTTGGCACGGTCAATCCGGGTCGGATCCGGGCATGCGCGGACGCCGCCCGCGTGGCCGGGGCGCTGACCCGTGCCGACTGGTACAAGCTGTGGGTCACCGCGCGGGGCAGCAATATCCCCTGA
- a CDS encoding glycoside hydrolase family 13 protein codes for MSTTATLATLSDSDRLADPNWWRQASVYQIYPRSFADSNGDGIGDLKGITAKVPYLKTLGIDAVWLSPFYPSALADGGYDVDDYRDVDPKLGTLADFDEMAKALHDAGIKLIADIVPNHSSDRHKWFQEALASPKGSPARDRYIFRDGKGPNGEFPPSDWDSVFGGPAWERITEPDGTPGQWYMHIFAKEQPDLNWSNREIRDDFLKTLRFWSDRGVDGFRVDVAHALTKDLTEPLLSKLELSAANTGVDGFDDGTHPFWDRDEVHEIYAEWREVFNEYNPPRTAVAEAWVHATRRARYASPQGLGQAFNFDLLQADFDAAEYKEIITRNLAEAAATGASSTWVFSNHDVVRHATRYGLPQVAKAKAGAKGQDGKDWLLAGGPKDQLDVELGERRARAATLLMLAVPGSAYLYQGEELGLQEVAEIPESERQDPSFFRNKGVEIGRDGCRVPLPWKVEGTSFGFGDGGSHLPQPDWFSTYAVEAQDGTEGSTLELYRKALKLRRELLTDEDLEWVENGNPDVLHFKRPNGWQSVTNFGNTAVDLPAGAVLVSSAPLEDGKLPANTTAWLR; via the coding sequence TTGTCCACCACCGCCACTCTGGCAACCCTGTCCGACTCTGACCGTCTGGCCGACCCCAACTGGTGGCGCCAGGCCTCCGTCTACCAGATCTACCCCCGCAGCTTCGCCGACTCCAACGGCGACGGCATCGGCGACCTGAAGGGCATCACCGCCAAGGTCCCCTACCTGAAGACGCTGGGTATCGACGCCGTGTGGCTCAGCCCGTTCTACCCGTCCGCGCTCGCCGACGGCGGGTACGACGTCGATGATTACCGCGACGTCGACCCCAAGTTGGGCACGCTGGCTGACTTCGACGAGATGGCCAAGGCACTGCACGACGCCGGGATCAAGCTGATCGCGGACATCGTCCCCAACCATTCCTCCGACCGCCACAAGTGGTTCCAGGAAGCGCTGGCGTCCCCGAAGGGCTCCCCGGCCCGCGACCGCTACATCTTCCGGGACGGCAAGGGCCCCAACGGCGAGTTTCCGCCGTCGGACTGGGACTCCGTGTTCGGCGGACCGGCCTGGGAGCGCATCACCGAACCCGACGGCACCCCCGGCCAGTGGTACATGCACATCTTCGCCAAGGAGCAGCCGGACCTGAACTGGTCCAACCGGGAAATCCGGGATGACTTCCTCAAGACGCTGCGCTTCTGGTCGGACCGGGGCGTGGACGGCTTCCGCGTTGACGTGGCGCACGCCCTCACCAAGGACCTCACCGAGCCGCTGCTGTCCAAGCTAGAACTGAGCGCCGCCAACACCGGCGTGGACGGATTCGACGACGGAACGCACCCGTTCTGGGACCGCGACGAAGTCCACGAAATCTACGCCGAATGGCGCGAGGTGTTCAACGAGTACAACCCGCCGCGCACCGCCGTCGCTGAAGCATGGGTCCACGCCACCCGCCGGGCCCGCTACGCCAGCCCGCAGGGCCTGGGCCAGGCGTTCAACTTCGACCTCCTGCAGGCCGACTTCGACGCCGCCGAGTACAAGGAAATCATCACCCGGAACCTTGCCGAGGCGGCGGCCACCGGTGCCTCCTCCACCTGGGTGTTCTCCAACCACGACGTGGTGCGCCACGCCACCCGCTACGGCCTGCCGCAGGTGGCCAAGGCGAAGGCCGGTGCCAAGGGCCAGGACGGCAAGGACTGGCTGCTCGCCGGCGGCCCCAAGGACCAGCTGGACGTTGAACTGGGTGAGCGCCGCGCCCGCGCCGCCACCTTGCTGATGCTGGCAGTCCCCGGATCCGCCTACCTCTACCAGGGTGAGGAACTGGGCCTGCAGGAAGTGGCCGAGATTCCCGAATCGGAACGCCAGGACCCGTCCTTCTTCCGCAACAAGGGCGTGGAAATCGGCCGTGACGGCTGCCGCGTGCCGCTGCCGTGGAAGGTGGAAGGCACGTCCTTCGGCTTCGGCGATGGCGGTTCCCACCTGCCGCAGCCGGACTGGTTCAGCACGTACGCCGTCGAGGCCCAGGACGGGACCGAGGGCTCCACGCTGGAGCTTTACCGCAAGGCACTCAAATTGCGCCGCGAACTGCTGACCGACGAGGACCTTGAGTGGGTGGAGAACGGCAACCCGGACGTCCTGCACTTCAAGCGCCCCAACGGGTGGCAGTCCGTGACCAACTTCGGGAACACCGCCGTCGACCTTCCCGCCGGTGCGGTCCTGGTCAGCAGTGCCCCGCTGGAGGACGGCAAGCTGCCGGCCAACACCACCGCATGGCTGCGCTGA
- a CDS encoding ROK family protein yields the protein MPEPVPATPQLLRRVSAGAVLEFMRASGAVTVTDVMAATGLTRATTIAVCEDLVRRGWLLELENQREFGGYRKGRPARRFELNERAGVVLGMDIGYSKVTVVVSDLRGTTMARSSRPFQAGEVGSRERIAFIDGVAMAALRSAATDPGQVLAVCAGVAAPVDRHGEVVATQEFWGLFDLGLPPALKAARGWTVLLENDANLAALGDRWQGAAAGIDDVVVILASERLGSGIVEGGRLVHGTRGSAGELAYLNLVEGVGDTYGIAHLARTWAAEALATAAPTALRAFQPGRVEAEQVFAAAAQGDAVALGILDRLADRMARVIGTVATMLNPELVVIGGGVADSAHVLLAPISERLAGYTATPARVAVSPLGDSIVTVGAVRRALDYVEGNSLDLVLAAAATPA from the coding sequence ATGCCTGAACCGGTTCCCGCTACTCCCCAACTGCTGCGGCGGGTCAGTGCCGGCGCGGTCCTGGAGTTCATGCGCGCCTCAGGGGCTGTCACCGTCACCGACGTCATGGCAGCGACGGGCCTGACCCGCGCCACCACCATCGCCGTCTGCGAGGACCTGGTCCGGCGGGGCTGGCTCCTGGAACTGGAAAACCAGCGCGAGTTCGGCGGGTACCGGAAGGGCCGCCCGGCCCGGCGCTTCGAGCTCAATGAGCGGGCCGGCGTGGTGCTGGGCATGGACATTGGATACTCAAAGGTCACGGTGGTGGTCTCCGATCTCCGGGGTACGACCATGGCCCGGTCCAGCCGCCCCTTCCAGGCCGGCGAGGTCGGCTCCCGGGAGCGGATCGCCTTCATTGACGGCGTCGCCATGGCCGCACTGCGCTCCGCCGCGACGGATCCCGGGCAGGTGCTGGCCGTGTGTGCCGGTGTGGCAGCACCAGTGGACCGGCACGGGGAGGTGGTGGCCACGCAGGAGTTCTGGGGACTGTTCGACCTGGGACTGCCGCCGGCACTCAAAGCAGCCCGTGGATGGACCGTCCTGCTGGAAAACGACGCCAACCTCGCTGCCCTGGGTGACCGGTGGCAGGGGGCCGCCGCCGGCATCGACGACGTCGTGGTGATTTTGGCCAGTGAACGGCTGGGCTCCGGCATCGTGGAGGGCGGCCGGCTGGTGCATGGAACCCGGGGCAGCGCCGGGGAGCTCGCCTACCTGAACCTGGTAGAAGGCGTAGGCGATACATACGGCATCGCCCATCTGGCCCGCACGTGGGCCGCCGAAGCGCTGGCCACCGCCGCACCGACGGCCCTCCGGGCCTTCCAGCCCGGGCGTGTGGAGGCCGAACAGGTCTTCGCAGCAGCAGCCCAAGGCGATGCGGTGGCGTTGGGGATCCTGGACCGGCTGGCGGACAGGATGGCGCGCGTTATTGGCACCGTGGCCACCATGCTCAACCCGGAACTGGTGGTGATCGGCGGCGGCGTGGCGGATTCCGCCCACGTGCTCCTGGCCCCGATCAGCGAGCGCCTGGCCGGGTACACAGCCACCCCCGCCCGCGTGGCAGTATCCCCGCTGGGCGATTCGATCGTGACCGTAGGCGCGGTGCGCCGCGCCCTGGACTACGTGGAGGGGAATTCCCTGGACCTGGTGCTGGCTGCGGCCGCTACTCCGGCATGA
- a CDS encoding Na+/H+ antiporter: MDQLALIIGLLLATVVAVGLGDRLRLPYPVLMLLLAAALTFIPGFPDLEIEPDLILPIFLPPLLFATAQRSSWAVFRVRWRTLIMLAVALVVISTAVVAGAAWLMIPGIGVPAAIALGAMVAPPDPVAVESVAGRVHMPRRLITVLQSEGLFNDAAAIVIFQAAVAAAVGGTKVGPDVVLQFLMGAALAVLVGIAMGWLIALVTRLVTSMVARSAVTLVVPFAAYILAEEVHASGVIAVVVTALEMQRHARPQDAAERVTRNAFWDVVELLVTGLAFGLVGLEIRHVIRDEGAEIFGMIGVAAVVCVLVFAVRFLWLAVLALGARKRKNVLQPTSLKEVLILTWCGMRGLATLALALALPLTLADGTPFPGRDYLLVIACAVLLATLVLPGLTLPWLMRVLKASEDGTAERDAVRLLAARAQAAAVAALKQHDLMTDLPPEKVTLVKDRMRRLHAELTDGSLRNEPLAEKRQRGRELAIAVQTIALDAARQEVVAARNEPDMDPEVADRVLRQLDLRTMVMPE, from the coding sequence ATGGACCAGCTCGCACTCATCATTGGACTGCTGCTGGCCACGGTGGTGGCCGTGGGCCTGGGGGACAGGCTCCGGCTGCCATACCCGGTCCTGATGCTCCTCCTGGCGGCGGCGCTGACGTTCATTCCCGGCTTCCCGGACCTGGAGATTGAACCGGACCTGATCCTGCCCATCTTCCTTCCGCCGCTCCTGTTCGCCACCGCCCAGCGGAGTTCGTGGGCGGTGTTCCGTGTCCGGTGGCGGACGCTGATCATGCTGGCCGTGGCCCTGGTGGTGATCAGCACGGCGGTGGTGGCCGGAGCGGCGTGGCTGATGATTCCCGGCATCGGGGTCCCCGCGGCCATCGCCCTTGGTGCCATGGTGGCGCCGCCGGACCCTGTGGCGGTGGAATCCGTTGCAGGCCGGGTGCACATGCCGCGCCGCCTCATCACCGTCCTCCAGAGCGAGGGGTTGTTCAACGACGCCGCGGCCATCGTCATCTTCCAGGCAGCCGTGGCAGCAGCCGTGGGCGGCACCAAGGTGGGGCCCGACGTCGTCCTGCAGTTCCTGATGGGCGCGGCGCTCGCCGTGCTGGTGGGCATTGCCATGGGCTGGCTGATCGCGCTGGTCACCCGGCTGGTCACGTCCATGGTGGCCAGGAGCGCGGTGACCCTGGTGGTGCCTTTCGCCGCCTACATCCTCGCCGAGGAGGTGCACGCCTCCGGCGTTATCGCCGTGGTGGTCACGGCCCTTGAAATGCAGCGCCATGCCCGCCCGCAGGACGCGGCGGAGCGTGTCACCCGGAACGCCTTCTGGGATGTGGTGGAGTTGCTGGTTACCGGGCTGGCATTCGGCCTGGTGGGGCTGGAAATCAGGCATGTCATCCGCGATGAGGGGGCGGAGATCTTCGGCATGATCGGAGTGGCCGCGGTGGTCTGCGTCCTGGTTTTCGCTGTCCGGTTCCTGTGGCTGGCCGTCCTGGCACTGGGTGCCCGGAAACGGAAGAACGTCCTGCAGCCCACGTCCCTGAAGGAAGTCCTCATCCTGACCTGGTGCGGCATGCGCGGCCTGGCCACCCTGGCATTGGCCTTGGCGCTTCCTCTGACCCTGGCGGACGGCACGCCGTTCCCGGGGCGGGACTATCTGCTGGTCATTGCCTGCGCGGTGCTGCTGGCCACGCTGGTCCTCCCGGGCCTGACCCTGCCGTGGCTGATGCGTGTCCTCAAGGCCTCCGAGGATGGAACGGCGGAACGCGACGCTGTCCGGCTGCTCGCCGCACGCGCCCAGGCCGCGGCCGTCGCCGCCTTGAAGCAGCACGACCTGATGACGGACCTGCCGCCGGAAAAGGTAACGCTGGTCAAGGACCGGATGCGCCGCCTGCACGCGGAACTGACGGACGGCAGCCTGCGGAACGAACCGCTGGCCGAAAAGCGCCAGCGGGGACGCGAACTGGCCATCGCCGTCCAGACCATCGCGCTGGACGCGGCGCGGCAGGAAGTGGTGGCGGCGCGGAACGAGCCGGACATGGACCCCGAGGTGGCGGACCGGGTGCTCCGTCAGCTGGACCTGCGCACCATGGTCATGCCGGAGTAG
- a CDS encoding SDR family oxidoreductase — protein sequence MTRIAIIGGHGKVALLLSALLTGEGHSVTSFIRNPEHTDDVAGTGATPLVLDVENSTTGALADALAGHDAVVWSAGAGGGNPERTYAVDRDAAIRSMDAAAQAGVDRYIMVSYFGAGKDHGVPEDNSFFAYAEAKAAADEYLRGTGLAWTILGPGALTDKPGTGLIDVDPSPEGDRDTSRANTAIVAAAVLDLPQTAGRTIEFRDGTLPVAAALEPRA from the coding sequence ATGACACGCATCGCCATCATCGGCGGCCACGGCAAAGTGGCCCTCCTCCTGTCCGCCCTTCTCACCGGCGAAGGCCATTCCGTCACCTCGTTCATCCGGAATCCCGAGCACACAGACGACGTCGCCGGCACCGGGGCCACGCCGTTGGTCCTGGACGTGGAAAATTCGACGACGGGCGCCCTCGCCGATGCCCTTGCCGGGCATGACGCCGTGGTCTGGTCGGCCGGGGCCGGCGGCGGCAATCCCGAACGCACCTACGCGGTGGACCGGGACGCCGCCATCCGCTCCATGGATGCCGCGGCCCAGGCCGGCGTGGACCGGTACATCATGGTCTCCTACTTCGGTGCCGGCAAGGATCACGGGGTGCCGGAGGACAACAGCTTCTTTGCCTACGCGGAAGCCAAGGCTGCAGCGGACGAGTACCTGCGCGGCACCGGCCTGGCGTGGACCATCCTTGGGCCCGGCGCGCTGACGGACAAGCCCGGAACCGGTCTGATCGACGTCGACCCCTCACCGGAAGGGGACCGGGACACCTCCCGTGCCAATACGGCCATCGTGGCAGCGGCCGTGCTGGACCTTCCCCAGACTGCCGGCCGGACCATCGAATTCCGCGACGGCACCCTTCCCGTGGCGGCAGCCCTGGAACCCCGCGCATAG
- a CDS encoding dihydrofolate reductase family protein — protein MAQLIYSAILSIDGYTADRDGNFNWSAPDEEVHAFINDMERDVGTYLLGRRMYEVMSVWETMDTRDEPPVIQDYARIWQAADKVVYSTTLDTPSTSKTRLERQFLPETVRDLKKDSGRDISIGGPTLAAHALKAGLVDECRLFINPVAVGGGLRFLPDGLQARLELLEDHRFGNGVVYLHYRAR, from the coding sequence ATGGCGCAGCTGATCTACTCCGCAATCTTGTCCATCGACGGCTACACGGCAGACAGGGACGGCAACTTCAACTGGTCCGCTCCGGATGAGGAAGTCCACGCCTTCATCAATGACATGGAACGGGACGTCGGCACGTACCTCCTGGGGCGGCGGATGTATGAGGTGATGTCGGTCTGGGAAACCATGGACACCCGGGATGAGCCGCCGGTCATCCAGGACTACGCCCGCATCTGGCAGGCGGCGGACAAGGTGGTTTACTCGACCACACTGGACACGCCCAGTACTTCGAAGACCCGCCTCGAGCGGCAGTTCCTCCCGGAAACCGTGCGGGACCTGAAGAAGGACAGCGGCCGGGACATCAGCATCGGCGGCCCCACCCTCGCGGCACACGCCCTCAAAGCCGGGCTGGTGGACGAATGCCGGCTGTTCATTAATCCGGTGGCCGTCGGCGGCGGCCTGCGCTTCCTGCCGGACGGGCTGCAGGCACGGCTGGAGTTACTGGAGGACCACCGGTTCGGCAACGGGGTGGTGTACCTGCATTACCGTGCCCGCTGA
- a CDS encoding TetR/AcrR family transcriptional regulator, translated as MQSPVNASGKRPAKRSYDARRRRQLAAESLHSVRAHARELFLAQGFGATTIAEIARAAGVSAESVYKNFGSKAGLVRAIYEESLLGAGGPPAEQRSDLAQATETDPARLMERFGRFTTEISPIGAPVYLLIRDAAASGDASMAALLRDVDEARYRRMLHNARQLVGRGLLKPGLTTAEAADVMFTSTAAELYETLVIKRGWSADRYGTFIARTLAANLL; from the coding sequence ATGCAGAGCCCAGTCAATGCCTCCGGCAAACGCCCCGCCAAGCGGAGTTATGACGCCCGGCGGCGCCGGCAGCTGGCCGCGGAGTCGCTGCACAGCGTCCGTGCGCACGCCCGGGAACTGTTCCTTGCGCAAGGATTTGGTGCGACCACCATTGCGGAGATTGCGCGCGCTGCCGGCGTATCCGCCGAGTCGGTCTACAAGAACTTCGGCAGCAAGGCGGGGCTGGTCCGCGCCATCTACGAGGAAAGCCTCCTCGGTGCGGGCGGTCCGCCGGCGGAGCAGAGGTCTGATCTGGCCCAGGCGACGGAAACGGATCCGGCACGGCTGATGGAGCGGTTCGGCCGGTTCACCACGGAGATCAGTCCCATCGGCGCCCCGGTCTACCTCCTCATCAGGGACGCGGCGGCCAGCGGGGACGCTTCCATGGCCGCACTGCTGCGGGATGTGGACGAGGCCCGTTACCGCCGGATGCTGCACAATGCGCGGCAGCTGGTGGGCAGGGGGCTCCTCAAGCCCGGACTTACCACGGCCGAAGCTGCCGACGTCATGTTCACCTCCACCGCCGCCGAACTTTACGAGACCTTGGTGATCAAGCGGGGATGGTCCGCCGACCGCTACGGCACGTTCATCGCCAGGACCCTGGCAGCGAACCTGCTCTGA
- a CDS encoding nuclear transport factor 2 family protein, giving the protein MDTPNGVDRLPDGPVRRMFSATQRRDLDAMVAEFADDYVNITPNHPARSFTGSSQVRKNWSALFAGIPDMTVTVLDSSTGTGGNVWVEWGSHGSRLDGTAVEQAGVAIFSLRNDRIAAVRFYLEPVERDTADVNAAVQAVTGAGTEGARP; this is encoded by the coding sequence ATGGACACGCCAAACGGCGTGGACCGCCTCCCCGACGGCCCTGTTCGCCGAATGTTTTCCGCGACACAGCGGCGCGACCTCGATGCCATGGTGGCCGAGTTCGCCGACGACTACGTCAACATCACCCCCAACCACCCCGCCCGCAGCTTCACCGGAAGCTCACAGGTGCGGAAGAACTGGTCCGCACTGTTCGCGGGGATCCCGGACATGACCGTCACAGTGCTGGACTCGTCAACCGGTACCGGCGGAAACGTATGGGTCGAATGGGGGTCACATGGCAGCCGCCTGGACGGCACCGCCGTCGAGCAGGCAGGCGTCGCCATCTTCAGCCTCCGCAACGACCGGATAGCGGCCGTGAGGTTCTACCTGGAGCCTGTCGAAAGGGACACGGCGGACGTGAATGCCGCCGTCCAGGCCGTCACCGGAGCAGGAACGGAAGGAGCAAGGCCATGA
- a CDS encoding NAD(P)H-binding protein, with the protein MILLVGATGDLGGRVARLLRESGQDVRCLVRRTTDDSPLRAIGAEVARGDLTEPATLPPACEGVQTVVATATAISRRLAGTSSATIRDVDEVGMGHLIDAAEAAGVQRFVYLSFPIGSASLRTPLEQAKLAIERRLAGSPMRAVVVRSDGLQEVQLSRAARFDLAAGKAAVIGKGDNRRRLVSTGDIAALLAAVALEPDPPLQIDVGGPEPLSKKEIIALAGELAHHPMKVQRMPRPVARVATLMLRRRNDAMASALGAGLSSDIEVATWDDTPLRRRGIDPKSVSDFLKEQAQALSGR; encoded by the coding sequence ATGATCCTCCTGGTCGGAGCCACGGGTGACCTGGGCGGCCGGGTGGCACGGCTGCTGCGTGAATCAGGGCAGGATGTCCGCTGCCTGGTCCGGCGCACCACCGACGATTCGCCACTCCGGGCGATCGGCGCGGAAGTTGCGCGCGGAGACCTCACCGAGCCTGCCACGCTGCCGCCCGCGTGCGAGGGCGTCCAAACCGTGGTTGCCACGGCGACGGCGATAAGCCGCCGGCTCGCGGGGACCAGTTCCGCCACCATTCGGGACGTCGACGAGGTGGGCATGGGCCACCTCATCGACGCTGCGGAGGCCGCCGGCGTGCAGCGCTTTGTCTACCTGTCCTTCCCCATCGGCAGCGCCAGCCTCCGGACCCCACTGGAACAGGCCAAGCTCGCCATTGAACGGCGGCTGGCGGGCTCCCCCATGCGGGCCGTGGTGGTCCGCTCCGACGGCTTGCAGGAAGTCCAGCTCAGCCGCGCCGCCCGGTTCGACCTCGCGGCGGGAAAGGCAGCCGTCATCGGCAAGGGCGACAACCGCCGCCGGCTGGTGTCCACCGGGGATATTGCCGCCCTCCTCGCCGCCGTGGCGCTGGAGCCCGATCCGCCGTTACAGATTGACGTGGGCGGACCTGAGCCGCTGAGCAAGAAAGAGATTATTGCACTGGCAGGGGAACTGGCCCACCACCCGATGAAGGTGCAGCGCATGCCACGCCCCGTGGCGCGGGTGGCCACGCTCATGCTGCGGCGCAGGAACGACGCCATGGCTTCCGCACTGGGCGCCGGGTTGTCCTCGGACATCGAGGTGGCCACCTGGGATGACACGCCCCTCCGCCGGCGCGGGATCGACCCGAAGTCCGTCAGCGACTTCCTCAAGGAGCAGGCGCAGGCGTTGTCCGGCCGCTGA